A genome region from Natronosalvus rutilus includes the following:
- a CDS encoding GNAT family N-acetyltransferase, translated as MFPETFETDRLRFEPLTTDTIAPLELYEYTNPATDFGAVATHLTTDVHETPNDAREYLLESEEGWNDDTRANWAIYPLKGEPAAGEFAGVASLIPLWEKRTARLGLWLRKPFWGRGYSSERAAATMAIAFDRLDLEVVSVGYLKGNAKSERAIEKYVERYGGTYDGVLRNWVPLDGEIRDLHRYTITAEAWETNRPETAYTVRE; from the coding sequence ATGTTCCCCGAGACGTTCGAAACCGATCGACTTCGGTTCGAGCCCTTGACGACCGACACGATCGCGCCCCTCGAGCTGTACGAGTACACGAACCCGGCCACTGACTTCGGGGCGGTCGCCACGCACCTCACGACCGACGTCCACGAGACGCCGAACGATGCTCGCGAGTACCTCCTCGAGTCCGAAGAGGGGTGGAACGATGATACGCGAGCGAACTGGGCGATCTATCCACTCAAGGGCGAACCCGCCGCCGGGGAGTTCGCCGGCGTCGCTAGCCTCATCCCGCTCTGGGAGAAGCGCACCGCCCGACTCGGCCTCTGGCTCCGCAAACCGTTCTGGGGACGCGGCTACTCGAGCGAGCGCGCTGCGGCGACCATGGCTATCGCGTTCGACCGCCTCGACCTCGAGGTGGTCTCCGTGGGCTACCTGAAAGGCAACGCAAAGTCGGAGCGGGCGATCGAGAAGTACGTCGAGCGGTACGGGGGGACGTACGACGGGGTGTTGCGAAACTGGGTGCCACTCGATGGCGAGATCCGCGACCTGCACCGGTACACGATCACCGCCGAGGCATGGGAGACGAATCGTCCCGAAACGGCGTATACGGTTCGTGAGTGA
- a CDS encoding PQQ-binding-like beta-propeller repeat protein codes for MSLWPRRTVMALGASLVIGSFLGAAKTSGGAHAKSTVPMAVTSADADHWTSYHGTPGNTAALSDSSRFPAPETVAWEYEQDGDVVVADGTVYLRTGAGVHALSASDGSIQWVREDVGADGTPAVVDDTVYVAGDRVTALDADSGDTIWSMSFRTNGKIPSPTVVDGSIYVVVDGALRSLDADDGSPQWRRSGVDLERQDADVASFVSIPVAVANDLVYAAVGDAGFVALDAESGEPVWVVQEETPSRGEGLPSIVATEDRLYVAWLGDGGDSDVDDGDDEGVDGDSDEGEEEVCLVLDANDGAVLERVELRFPLAATDTVRVSAERHGVYAYNYETDHSWTVGGSMDAWGRPSIGGRTVVVPYHPADGDPAIFGVDIETGLEQWSLPLAAVGLEDPHEARWPDLTYAISDGTVYLSGHGSLVALEPATEVGADQFGGDEDDAAGVDTMDGDEASDTDDEHESRPNEGVASDESGDSDTTDADHSSNATETDDGTREDDTDGAAFDDTHQKTDIENGSSNDEEDGTPGFTVGTGLVSGGLVLEWLRRRLPANNSEQ; via the coding sequence ATGTCCCTCTGGCCCAGGCGGACCGTGATGGCTCTCGGTGCCTCGCTCGTCATCGGCAGTTTCCTCGGTGCGGCTAAAACGAGCGGCGGGGCCCATGCGAAGTCGACGGTCCCGATGGCGGTGACGTCTGCGGACGCCGATCACTGGACGTCCTACCACGGCACCCCTGGAAACACCGCCGCCCTCTCGGACTCGAGTCGATTTCCAGCGCCCGAGACGGTCGCCTGGGAATACGAGCAGGATGGCGACGTCGTCGTCGCCGATGGTACGGTCTACCTCCGGACGGGGGCTGGTGTCCACGCCCTCTCCGCCAGCGATGGGTCCATCCAGTGGGTACGAGAGGACGTCGGCGCCGACGGAACCCCTGCCGTCGTCGACGACACCGTCTACGTCGCTGGCGACCGAGTGACGGCGCTCGATGCCGACAGCGGCGATACCATCTGGTCGATGTCGTTCCGAACGAACGGCAAGATCCCAAGTCCGACCGTCGTCGACGGATCGATCTACGTGGTTGTCGACGGCGCTCTTCGCTCGCTCGACGCCGACGACGGGAGTCCCCAGTGGCGACGGAGTGGGGTCGACCTCGAGCGACAGGATGCCGACGTTGCGTCGTTCGTTTCGATTCCAGTCGCCGTCGCGAACGATCTCGTGTATGCCGCCGTTGGCGACGCCGGTTTCGTCGCGCTCGACGCCGAGTCGGGGGAGCCGGTGTGGGTCGTCCAGGAGGAGACTCCCTCGAGAGGCGAGGGACTTCCCTCAATCGTGGCGACTGAAGACCGCCTCTACGTGGCGTGGCTCGGCGACGGCGGCGATAGTGACGTCGACGACGGTGACGACGAGGGCGTCGACGGTGACAGCGACGAGGGGGAGGAAGAAGTGTGCCTGGTCCTCGATGCCAACGACGGAGCGGTCCTCGAGCGAGTCGAGTTGCGGTTCCCACTCGCGGCGACTGACACCGTCAGAGTCAGTGCCGAGCGACACGGCGTCTACGCGTACAACTACGAGACCGACCACAGCTGGACCGTCGGCGGGTCGATGGACGCGTGGGGACGACCGTCAATCGGTGGCCGCACGGTCGTCGTTCCGTACCACCCTGCCGACGGGGACCCCGCCATCTTCGGAGTCGACATCGAGACCGGCCTCGAGCAGTGGTCGTTACCGTTAGCAGCCGTCGGACTCGAGGACCCTCACGAGGCGAGGTGGCCCGACCTCACGTACGCGATCAGTGACGGAACGGTGTACCTCTCGGGGCACGGGAGCCTCGTCGCGCTCGAGCCAGCGACGGAGGTCGGCGCGGACCAATTCGGCGGGGACGAAGACGACGCGGCCGGTGTCGACACTATGGACGGCGACGAGGCGAGCGACACCGACGATGAACACGAATCGAGGCCGAACGAGGGTGTCGCGTCGGACGAAAGCGGCGACAGCGACACTACGGACGCCGACCATTCGTCGAACGCTACCGAAACCGACGATGGGACGCGCGAGGACGACACCGACGGCGCCGCATTCGACGATACCCACCAAAAGACGGACATCGAGAACGGCTCGTCTAACGACGAGGAAGACGGCACACCCGGGTTCACCGTCGGTACCGGACTCGTTAGCGGGGGACTCGTCCTCGAGTGGCTCCGCCGTCGATTACCCGCGAACAACTCGGAGCAGTAG
- a CDS encoding replication factor C large subunit has translation MSDWTETYRPTTLSEVRGNDKARNKLEEWAKTWDEHRKPVIVHGSPGIGKTSAAHALANDIGWPVMELNASDDRQADVIKRVAGEASKSGTLTGGSGGRRLVILDEADNFHGNADYGGSREVTRVVKSASQPIVLVANEFYDMSNSLRNYCQTIEFRDVSARSIVPVLRDICRREGIEFEDDALRKIADATSGDLRSAVNDLQAVAEGSERLTVDDVVTGERDSTEGIFDFLDALIKEKDAHGALLAAYDTDETPDDLLNWVEDNVPKDYSGGELADAYEFMSNADRWLGRVRSTQDYSYWRYATDNIAAGVAASRREPKGGWTRYGPPSYWSKLGRTRGTRDRRDAIAQRIADREGASIGTVRREIMPFLSSMTHLCRNRELTVAMAAAYDLDEKEVSFITGSGADTNKVESIVEDAAERQAEETVSHSGSAFFGSADAEDSSDLDAMSGEDARSDDGSSDEVDSSDESTDSANASLLDVGSSASDADDEATSRKGTSGDSSAAADDGASDADESDESDENKDDEDDDGQSGLSDFF, from the coding sequence ATGAGCGACTGGACGGAAACGTACCGCCCGACGACGCTGTCGGAGGTACGGGGAAACGACAAGGCCCGCAACAAACTCGAGGAGTGGGCGAAGACGTGGGACGAGCACCGAAAGCCCGTCATCGTCCACGGCAGTCCGGGTATCGGGAAGACCTCGGCCGCCCACGCGCTGGCCAACGACATAGGCTGGCCGGTGATGGAACTCAACGCCAGCGACGACCGCCAGGCCGACGTCATCAAGCGCGTCGCCGGCGAGGCCTCGAAGAGCGGCACGCTGACCGGCGGCAGCGGCGGTCGCCGCCTCGTCATCCTCGACGAGGCTGACAACTTCCACGGCAACGCCGACTACGGCGGTTCTCGAGAGGTCACGCGGGTAGTTAAGTCGGCCAGCCAGCCGATCGTCCTCGTGGCAAACGAGTTCTACGACATGAGCAACTCGCTGCGAAACTACTGTCAGACCATCGAGTTCCGCGACGTCTCGGCGCGCTCGATCGTCCCCGTCCTCCGGGACATCTGTCGACGCGAGGGCATCGAGTTCGAGGACGACGCCCTCCGCAAGATCGCCGACGCGACGAGCGGCGACCTTCGGTCCGCGGTCAACGACCTGCAGGCGGTCGCGGAGGGGAGCGAGCGTCTGACAGTCGACGACGTCGTGACCGGCGAGCGCGACAGCACGGAAGGCATCTTTGACTTCCTCGACGCGCTCATCAAGGAGAAGGACGCCCACGGCGCCCTGTTGGCTGCCTACGACACCGACGAGACGCCCGACGACCTGTTGAACTGGGTCGAGGACAACGTCCCGAAGGACTACTCGGGTGGCGAACTCGCCGACGCCTACGAGTTCATGAGCAACGCCGACCGCTGGCTGGGCCGGGTGCGCTCGACCCAGGACTACTCGTACTGGCGCTACGCGACCGACAACATCGCCGCCGGCGTCGCCGCCTCGAGGCGCGAGCCCAAAGGCGGGTGGACCCGGTACGGCCCGCCGAGTTACTGGTCGAAGCTCGGACGGACCCGCGGCACCCGGGACCGGCGCGACGCCATCGCCCAGCGGATCGCCGACCGGGAGGGCGCGAGCATCGGCACCGTCCGCCGGGAGATCATGCCGTTCCTCTCGAGCATGACCCACCTCTGTCGAAATCGGGAGTTGACCGTCGCGATGGCGGCCGCCTACGACCTCGACGAGAAGGAGGTTTCGTTTATTACCGGGAGCGGCGCCGACACCAACAAGGTCGAGTCGATCGTCGAGGACGCCGCCGAACGCCAGGCCGAGGAGACGGTCTCGCACTCCGGATCCGCGTTTTTCGGTAGCGCGGACGCCGAGGACTCGAGCGACCTGGACGCCATGAGTGGGGAGGACGCCAGGAGCGACGACGGTTCGAGTGACGAGGTGGACTCGAGCGACGAATCTACGGATTCGGCGAACGCGTCGCTTCTCGACGTGGGGTCCTCGGCTTCGGACGCCGACGACGAGGCGACTTCGAGGAAGGGCACGAGTGGCGACTCGAGCGCAGCGGCCGACGATGGTGCGTCGGATGCCGACGAGAGCGACGAGAGCGACGAGAACAAAGACGACGAAGACGACGATGGACAGTCGGGCCTATCAGACTTTTTCTAG
- a CDS encoding aminotransferase class I/II-fold pyridoxal phosphate-dependent enzyme, translating to MADRGFDLEEQLTFQADADRRCSLAPADRIDSRGYVSEPPRGGLPVLEADELLVFGSNNYLGLTANQRVQNAARQAAATVGTGSGGSRLTTGDTMVHHDLERLLAETFETDRALAFSSGYAANVGTITALEPDVVFVDEYTHVSAFDGCRLAGTEVVPYGHCDPDALREAVDDALERRAIAEARSNTDANADVDVDTNAGDDTDADADTKANANADADTGDESWLVVTDSVFSQDGWVAPLEELCDVADSVGAWIMVDESHATGLYVRGGGIVQAEGLADRVDIQMGALSTALASQGGYVAGDDALIEWLAARAPPFVESTGLTPMAAAAASEALHLSKHGDHRESLWENVTRLRDGLLTMGYEVDGDSQILPVYVETRDVARALANDLRDRGVIVSAPVRTRSGGHASRNEVREGYVYALPTAAHTRDDLVACLEAFQDAGEALDLL from the coding sequence GTGGGTTCGATCTCGAGGAGCAATTGACGTTTCAGGCCGACGCCGACCGGCGGTGCTCGCTCGCGCCGGCCGACCGAATCGATTCCCGCGGCTACGTTTCCGAACCACCGAGAGGCGGCCTTCCGGTCCTCGAGGCCGACGAATTGCTCGTGTTCGGCTCGAACAACTACCTGGGGTTGACCGCGAACCAGCGAGTCCAGAACGCCGCGCGACAGGCCGCCGCCACCGTCGGGACCGGATCCGGGGGAAGCCGACTCACGACGGGCGACACGATGGTCCACCACGACCTCGAGCGACTGCTCGCCGAAACCTTCGAGACGGATCGCGCGCTCGCGTTCTCCTCGGGCTACGCTGCGAACGTCGGGACGATCACCGCCCTCGAGCCCGACGTCGTCTTCGTCGACGAGTACACCCACGTCAGCGCGTTCGACGGCTGTCGGCTCGCCGGGACCGAGGTCGTTCCGTACGGCCACTGCGATCCCGACGCTCTCCGCGAGGCGGTGGACGATGCTCTCGAGCGGCGTGCTATCGCTGAGGCCAGATCGAATACCGACGCCAACGCCGATGTCGACGTTGACACCAACGCCGGCGACGACACTGATGCCGACGCCGACACCAAGGCCAACGCCAACGCCGACGCAGACACTGGCGACGAATCCTGGCTCGTCGTCACCGATTCGGTCTTCAGCCAGGACGGGTGGGTCGCTCCACTCGAGGAACTCTGCGACGTCGCCGACTCGGTCGGCGCCTGGATCATGGTCGACGAGAGTCACGCGACCGGCCTCTACGTCCGCGGTGGTGGGATCGTCCAAGCCGAGGGTCTCGCCGACCGCGTCGACATCCAGATGGGGGCGCTCTCGACGGCGCTCGCCAGCCAGGGCGGCTACGTCGCGGGCGACGACGCGTTAATCGAGTGGCTGGCCGCTCGTGCGCCGCCATTCGTCGAGTCGACGGGTCTCACCCCAATGGCGGCCGCGGCGGCGAGCGAGGCGCTCCACCTCTCGAAACACGGCGACCACCGCGAATCCCTCTGGGAGAACGTCACGCGTCTCCGCGACGGCCTGCTGACGATGGGCTACGAGGTCGACGGCGATTCACAGATCCTACCGGTCTACGTCGAGACGCGGGACGTGGCCCGAGCCCTGGCGAACGACCTTCGCGACCGGGGCGTGATCGTTTCCGCCCCCGTTCGTACGAGGTCTGGAGGACACGCGTCCAGGAACGAAGTTCGGGAGGGGTACGTCTACGCGCTCCCGACGGCCGCCCATACCCGCGATGATCTCGTCGCCTGCCTCGAGGCGTTCCAGGACGCGGGCGAAGCCCTCGACCTCCTGTAG